In a single window of the Dysgonomonas mossii genome:
- a CDS encoding lysylphosphatidylglycerol synthase transmembrane domain-containing protein gives MEETDEVVTQKKSSLLNNLIKVVLPLGLGIAIIYYLISKIDPSQLWEILKDANWGILLFSLLFGLLGNTIRGYRWALFITPLGYSPKISNLNYAIYGGYAVNFALPRAGEIWRCGVIAKEDNIPFSKLFGTMILDRIFDTITVAIISLVAFLFNMQFFLTQLEQNQTTFNTISSIFKSPLLYLAIGAAIITTYIVFRFFKENVIVRKIKGFLSSIASDLKAIWKMNTKGRVFLYTIGIWGSYFCYFYITFFAFDFTADLGITAGLIAFALSSISMGVPSNGGLGPWQIAVIASLSLYGVDKLHATAFATGVFAVQSIWVIICGLFGIAMLALKKQKK, from the coding sequence ATGGAAGAAACAGATGAAGTTGTAACACAAAAGAAAAGCTCTTTATTAAACAATCTTATAAAAGTCGTATTACCCCTAGGATTAGGAATTGCGATCATATATTATCTTATTAGTAAAATTGACCCGAGTCAACTTTGGGAAATATTGAAAGATGCCAATTGGGGGATACTGTTATTCTCTCTATTATTCGGGCTTCTAGGAAATACAATCAGAGGATACCGTTGGGCTCTGTTTATTACTCCATTGGGCTATTCTCCCAAAATATCGAACCTCAATTATGCAATCTATGGCGGTTATGCCGTTAACTTTGCTTTGCCACGTGCGGGCGAGATATGGAGATGCGGTGTAATAGCCAAGGAAGACAACATCCCTTTCTCCAAATTATTCGGAACGATGATTCTCGATCGGATATTTGACACAATTACCGTTGCTATAATATCTTTGGTGGCCTTTTTGTTCAACATGCAATTCTTTTTGACACAACTGGAACAAAACCAAACAACGTTCAATACTATATCCAGTATATTCAAATCCCCTTTATTATACTTAGCTATCGGCGCTGCAATAATAACCACATACATTGTCTTTAGGTTTTTCAAAGAAAATGTTATTGTACGTAAGATAAAAGGATTCCTGTCAAGTATCGCAAGTGACTTGAAAGCAATTTGGAAAATGAATACCAAAGGGCGTGTATTCTTATACACAATAGGCATCTGGGGTTCTTATTTTTGTTATTTCTACATTACATTCTTCGCTTTCGATTTTACAGCCGACTTGGGAATCACCGCCGGACTCATCGCTTTCGCTTTGAGTAGTATAAGCATGGGAGTACCATCTAACGGAGGACTAGGCCCTTGGCAAATAGCAGTAATAGCATCGTTAAGCCTGTATGGGGTAGACAAACTACATGCAACGGCTTTTGCTACAGGCGTGTTTGCTGTGCAATCTATCTGGGTGATTATTTGCGGGCTGTTCGGCATTGCCATGCTGGCTTTGAAAAAGCAAAAGAAATAA
- a CDS encoding FKBP-type peptidyl-prolyl cis-trans isomerase, whose product MDKISYALGLSIGNNFLSSGINKVDFDSFLKGMKDVINGGDTDMDYEEAKQVINDYFTKLQDEKLEINLKAGEEFLSINKNKAGVVTLPSGLQYEILKKGDGPKPALTDQVKCHYHGTLIDGTVFDSSVKRGQPATFGVNQVIPGWVEALQLMPVGSKWKLFIPSDLAYGKAGAGQSIEPNSTLIFEVEILDIVK is encoded by the coding sequence ATGGATAAAATTAGTTACGCTCTAGGTTTAAGCATCGGAAATAACTTCCTTAGCTCAGGTATCAACAAAGTTGATTTCGACTCTTTCCTTAAAGGAATGAAGGATGTAATCAACGGAGGAGACACTGACATGGATTATGAAGAAGCTAAACAAGTGATTAACGACTATTTCACCAAATTACAAGACGAGAAATTGGAAATTAACCTCAAAGCAGGTGAAGAATTTCTATCTATCAACAAAAACAAAGCAGGTGTAGTAACTCTTCCGAGTGGACTACAATACGAAATACTTAAAAAAGGTGATGGCCCTAAACCGGCTCTTACAGATCAAGTTAAGTGTCATTATCACGGTACGCTTATCGATGGCACAGTGTTCGATAGTTCTGTAAAACGCGGACAGCCTGCCACATTTGGTGTTAATCAGGTAATACCGGGATGGGTAGAAGCCCTTCAATTAATGCCTGTAGGTTCGAAATGGAAATTATTTATCCCTTCTGATCTTGCTTATGGCAAAGCAGGAGCAGGACAATCGATCGAACCTAATTCAACTTTAATTTTCGAAGTGGAAATTTTAGATATTGTCAAATAA
- a CDS encoding SIR2 family NAD-dependent protein deacylase produces MRHIVVLTGAGMSAESGIATFRDSGGLWERYSIEDVATPEGFSRNPQLVLDFYNARRKAAFEAKPNKGHVGLVEIEKDYKVSIITQNVDELHERAGSTNVLHLHGELSKVRSTVDPSLIYTLTPDNCEIHLGDKCEKGSQLRPHIVWFGEAVPMIEKAMKIVQTADIFVVIGTSMNVYPAAGLLNYVHAGVPVYLIDPKEVNVHQPGIHFIKKGASEGVAELRDILKFQNQ; encoded by the coding sequence ATGAGACATATTGTTGTATTAACCGGCGCAGGGATGAGTGCGGAGAGTGGCATTGCCACTTTTAGAGACTCCGGCGGACTGTGGGAGCGATACTCTATCGAAGATGTTGCCACTCCTGAAGGATTCAGCCGAAACCCTCAACTGGTACTTGATTTTTATAATGCCCGACGCAAGGCTGCTTTTGAGGCTAAGCCCAATAAAGGACACGTAGGATTAGTGGAGATAGAAAAAGATTATAAAGTGTCCATTATAACACAGAATGTAGATGAACTGCATGAGAGAGCAGGCAGCACAAATGTTTTACATCTTCATGGGGAATTGAGTAAAGTGCGTTCGACGGTCGATCCTTCGTTGATTTATACCTTGACTCCTGATAATTGTGAGATTCACCTTGGAGATAAGTGTGAAAAAGGCTCACAGCTTCGCCCTCACATTGTTTGGTTTGGAGAGGCTGTGCCCATGATAGAAAAAGCAATGAAAATTGTACAAACGGCCGATATCTTTGTTGTGATAGGTACTTCTATGAACGTATATCCTGCCGCTGGCTTGCTTAATTATGTGCATGCGGGTGTACCTGTCTATCTGATCGACCCGAAAGAAGTGAATGTGCATCAGCCCGGAATACACTTTATAAAGAAGGGTGCTTCTGAGGGTGTGGCTGAACTTCGTGATATCCTTAAATTTCAAAATCAGTAA
- a CDS encoding FKBP-type peptidyl-prolyl cis-trans isomerase, with protein sequence MKKIQVVALSAIVAFGALFTSCGGNVSTNVPLKTDLDTISYAFGASLYEQGLSMHLQQLGIIGDTTSIKAGYLSKISAETDAQKKTALEKEMKAKMDSVVKSNARNISEFLNGLKESLNAPESKAAYMAGVSVGGQISKQMMPGIIQQIYGPNSKEKLNSDAFLAAMATAMKQGKFAVAEPSTVFNAKMQEAQAKAQAREEEELKKANAGVIAEGEKFLAENKTKEGVVALPSGLQYKVVKEGTGAKPAAADMVKVNYKGTLLDGTVFDSNEGKEPITFNANRVIKGWTEALQLMPVGSKWILYIPYDLAYGAQGSGDRIKPFSTLIFEVELLEINPKQ encoded by the coding sequence ATGAAAAAAATTCAAGTTGTGGCTCTTTCGGCTATCGTAGCTTTCGGAGCATTATTTACATCTTGTGGTGGAAATGTTTCTACAAACGTTCCATTAAAGACCGATCTCGATACTATTTCTTACGCTTTTGGTGCTAGCCTTTACGAGCAAGGATTGTCTATGCATCTACAACAACTAGGTATCATAGGCGATACTACAAGCATCAAAGCCGGATATCTTAGCAAAATAAGCGCAGAAACTGATGCTCAGAAAAAGACAGCATTAGAAAAAGAGATGAAAGCTAAAATGGATTCTGTAGTAAAATCAAACGCAAGAAACATCTCTGAGTTCTTAAACGGACTAAAAGAATCTTTAAATGCACCTGAATCAAAAGCTGCTTATATGGCCGGAGTATCAGTTGGAGGTCAGATATCAAAACAAATGATGCCTGGTATCATACAACAAATATATGGTCCTAATTCGAAAGAAAAACTAAACAGCGATGCATTCCTTGCTGCAATGGCTACAGCTATGAAACAAGGTAAATTTGCAGTTGCTGAACCATCTACAGTATTCAATGCAAAAATGCAGGAAGCTCAGGCTAAAGCTCAAGCAAGAGAAGAAGAAGAATTGAAGAAAGCAAATGCAGGAGTAATTGCTGAAGGTGAAAAATTCCTTGCTGAAAACAAAACAAAAGAAGGTGTTGTTGCTCTGCCTAGCGGATTGCAATACAAAGTTGTAAAAGAAGGAACAGGAGCAAAACCAGCTGCAGCAGATATGGTAAAAGTGAACTACAAAGGCACACTTCTAGACGGTACTGTATTTGACAGCAACGAAGGTAAAGAGCCAATCACATTCAACGCTAACCGCGTTATCAAAGGATGGACTGAAGCTTTACAGTTGATGCCTGTAGGATCTAAATGGATTCTTTATATCCCTTACGATCTTGCTTACGGTGCACAAGGTAGCGGAGACAGAATCAAACCTTTTTCAACTCTTATTTTCGAAGTTGAATTGCTTGAGATCAATCCGAAACAATAA
- a CDS encoding aminoacyl-histidine dipeptidase, whose protein sequence is MSKEILKLKPQQLWKHFYDLTQIPRPTGQMKEVTKFVIDFGKSLGLEVKQDKTGNIVITKPATKGMEKAPVVILQSHLDMVPQKNSNVKHDFTKDPIETQIDGSRVKAKSTTLGADNGIGAAAMMAVLEDTTLKHGKIEALFTVDEEVGMVGASGLKKGFLSGNVLLNLDTEEIGELCVGCAGGADVNADWEFKDAEVPAGDIAYKISLTGLRGGHSGTEIHMGRANANKLMFYFLKEAVSNYEVRLSAIDGGSLRNAIPREAVAIVTLLEEDEKDFLKLVKEYEKIFKEEYKAVEANLSFKAAKTDLPKTLIPEEIQDSVINAVIGCQNGVISMLTDFEGIVETSTNLASVKSEAGRISAKMLARSSSETRKDEICSSLESVFALAGAKVSIENGYPGWQPNAQSDTLNMMAKLYKDMYNEDAHVVVVHAGLECGIILGSTPGLDIVSFGPTILNAHSPDEFVEIDTVSKFYDYLVKTLENIK, encoded by the coding sequence ATGTCTAAAGAAATACTTAAACTAAAACCGCAACAGTTGTGGAAACACTTCTACGACCTAACCCAGATTCCTCGCCCTACAGGACAGATGAAGGAGGTGACAAAATTTGTCATTGATTTCGGTAAATCACTGGGACTAGAAGTAAAACAAGACAAAACAGGCAACATTGTTATTACCAAGCCTGCTACCAAAGGAATGGAAAAAGCTCCGGTAGTGATACTTCAGTCGCACTTGGATATGGTTCCTCAGAAGAACTCGAATGTAAAGCATGACTTCACGAAAGACCCTATAGAAACTCAAATAGATGGCAGCCGAGTAAAGGCTAAATCTACCACATTGGGAGCAGACAACGGAATCGGAGCTGCCGCCATGATGGCTGTCCTCGAAGACACGACACTGAAACATGGAAAAATAGAAGCCTTGTTTACAGTAGACGAAGAGGTAGGCATGGTTGGTGCAAGCGGATTGAAGAAAGGATTTCTTTCAGGAAACGTATTGCTGAATCTGGATACCGAAGAGATCGGCGAGCTATGCGTAGGTTGCGCCGGAGGTGCAGACGTTAATGCCGACTGGGAATTTAAAGATGCAGAAGTACCAGCAGGTGATATTGCTTATAAAATATCGCTTACAGGCCTTAGAGGAGGTCACTCGGGAACTGAAATACACATGGGGAGAGCGAATGCCAACAAGCTTATGTTTTACTTCCTCAAAGAAGCAGTAAGCAATTATGAGGTGCGTTTGTCTGCCATCGATGGCGGTTCACTAAGAAATGCGATCCCTCGTGAGGCTGTTGCTATCGTTACTCTACTCGAAGAAGATGAGAAGGACTTCCTAAAACTGGTAAAAGAGTACGAAAAGATATTTAAAGAAGAATATAAAGCTGTAGAAGCAAACCTTTCATTCAAAGCAGCAAAAACAGACTTACCGAAAACGCTTATCCCAGAAGAAATACAAGACAGCGTTATCAATGCTGTTATTGGTTGCCAAAATGGAGTAATCAGCATGCTAACTGACTTTGAAGGCATTGTAGAAACTTCTACAAACTTAGCCTCTGTTAAGTCTGAAGCAGGTCGTATTTCTGCGAAAATGCTGGCTCGTAGCTCTTCCGAAACACGCAAAGATGAAATTTGCTCAAGCCTCGAAAGTGTATTTGCCCTTGCAGGTGCAAAAGTATCTATCGAAAATGGTTATCCGGGATGGCAGCCGAATGCTCAATCGGATACGCTAAATATGATGGCTAAATTATACAAAGATATGTATAACGAAGATGCCCATGTAGTAGTGGTACATGCAGGATTAGAATGTGGTATCATTTTGGGTAGCACACCGGGATTAGACATTGTATCGTTTGGCCCTACGATCTTAAATGCACACTCTCCTGATGAGTTTGTAGAAATAGATACAGTAAGCAAATTCTATGATTATCTGGTTAAAACCCTAGAGAACATAAAATAA
- a CDS encoding nitroreductase family protein, translated as MSLIEDLKWRHACKGMNGAKVPQDVVERILEAINLTPTSLGMQAFKVFVIENKELKEKIYNEACEQQPITGCSHLLVFASYTQITEKYLDDYFDLINKKRNPSKEWCDKYRKKIEFFIEKNGSNVKNWLSQQTYIALGVACTVAANERIETLPIEGFDRDALNRILDLPIQNLSATFILPLGYKDENLDWLQNQPKVRKDLSDLIEVIK; from the coding sequence ATGAGCTTAATAGAAGATCTTAAATGGCGACATGCATGTAAAGGGATGAATGGAGCCAAAGTTCCACAAGATGTAGTAGAAAGAATACTTGAAGCAATCAACCTCACCCCCACTTCTCTGGGGATGCAGGCATTTAAAGTATTTGTTATAGAAAACAAAGAGCTAAAAGAAAAGATATACAATGAAGCATGCGAGCAACAGCCAATTACAGGATGTTCGCACCTATTGGTATTTGCTTCATATACACAAATTACAGAAAAGTACCTTGACGACTATTTCGATTTGATAAACAAAAAAAGGAATCCGAGCAAAGAGTGGTGCGATAAATATAGAAAAAAGATAGAATTCTTTATTGAGAAAAATGGCAGTAATGTAAAGAACTGGCTATCTCAACAAACTTACATCGCACTGGGAGTGGCGTGTACAGTTGCAGCCAACGAACGCATTGAGACACTTCCTATCGAGGGCTTTGACAGGGATGCATTGAACCGTATCCTCGACTTACCAATACAGAACCTTTCTGCGACATTTATTCTTCCTTTGGGATATAAAGATGAAAACCTCGACTGGCTCCAGAATCAACCCAAAGTAAGAAAAGACCTTAGCGACCTGATTGAAGTCATCAAATAA
- a CDS encoding polyphosphate kinase 2 family protein: MKKEILKRIIAKPGEKHKVSNFKTDYTAGLSKQKGEKLLEESIDKLSKLQDKLYAQDRYSVLIIFQAMDAAGKDGTIKHVMSGINPQGCQVFAFKQPSAEELDHDYLWRIYKCLPERGRIGIFNRSHYEDVLVAKVHPAIVLNGKLPNITKTEDIDDKFWEKRYRQINDFERHLTENGTIVLKFFLNVSHGEQEKRFLARLNDESKNWKFSAADLKERGYWDNYMEAYSDMLTHTSTDEAPWHVIPADNKWFMRYIIGQIISDRIEELDLHYPELTDEAKIEIENAKKSMVKPQEEKPKINKDKKNKKK, from the coding sequence ATGAAAAAAGAAATTCTGAAAAGGATAATTGCAAAACCCGGAGAAAAGCATAAAGTATCCAACTTCAAAACAGATTACACCGCCGGATTATCAAAACAGAAAGGGGAAAAGCTTCTTGAAGAAAGTATAGATAAACTGTCGAAACTGCAAGATAAACTTTATGCACAAGACCGCTATTCTGTGCTGATCATATTTCAAGCAATGGATGCTGCGGGAAAAGATGGCACAATCAAGCATGTGATGTCGGGTATCAACCCGCAAGGCTGTCAGGTTTTTGCCTTCAAGCAGCCGTCGGCAGAGGAACTCGACCACGACTATCTGTGGCGCATCTACAAGTGCTTACCCGAGCGCGGAAGAATCGGTATATTCAACAGGTCTCATTACGAAGATGTACTCGTAGCAAAGGTTCATCCAGCGATTGTATTAAACGGAAAATTACCCAATATCACAAAGACGGAAGATATCGATGATAAGTTTTGGGAAAAACGTTACAGGCAGATAAACGACTTTGAAAGGCATCTGACTGAAAATGGAACAATCGTATTGAAGTTCTTTCTCAATGTTTCGCACGGTGAACAGGAGAAACGCTTTCTTGCCAGATTGAATGATGAGTCTAAGAATTGGAAATTTTCGGCAGCAGATCTCAAAGAGCGTGGATACTGGGACAACTATATGGAGGCATATTCAGATATGCTGACACATACATCGACCGACGAAGCTCCTTGGCACGTTATTCCGGCAGACAACAAGTGGTTTATGCGCTATATTATTGGTCAAATCATCAGTGACAGAATAGAAGAACTAGACCTTCACTATCCCGAACTGACAGACGAAGCCAAGATAGAGATAGAGAATGCCAAGAAATCAATGGTAAAACCACAGGAAGAAAAGCCTAAGATAAATAAAGACAAGAAAAACAAGAAAAAATAA
- a CDS encoding family 10 glycosylhydrolase — protein sequence MRNHFKIYWLTLLLLPFLFSNCTSNIGNKQAENTYKHWVWINPQDSDTEEELAVRYKKYHDAGIAGIFFEADSEKHYRAAKAQGLEAHRWMWIMNRGDALKAHPEWAAVNRKGESCADHPPYVDYYRWMCPSRPEVAEFLTKEVENALSKDYVDGIHMDYVRFSDVILAVNLWDVYGIVQTQELPEYDFCYCDVCKAKFKEKYHKDIDSIQYPQENLSWKSFRYDAVTAIVNKIGDVAKAHHKPLTAAVFPTPDVAKRLVRQDWTNWPLDAVYPMIYHGFYKEDVPWIGDAVKQGLRGIDGRFPLYAGLYIPDFKNNEEIEAGIKYALENGASGVSIFGNVSDEILAILSKYKQKPEKK from the coding sequence ATGCGAAACCATTTTAAAATTTACTGGTTGACCTTATTACTATTGCCTTTTTTGTTCTCGAATTGTACAAGCAATATTGGTAATAAGCAGGCCGAAAATACTTACAAACATTGGGTGTGGATTAATCCTCAGGATTCTGATACGGAAGAGGAACTAGCCGTGAGGTATAAAAAATATCATGATGCGGGCATTGCGGGCATTTTCTTCGAAGCCGATAGTGAGAAGCATTATAGGGCGGCAAAAGCTCAGGGATTGGAAGCTCATCGTTGGATGTGGATAATGAATAGGGGAGATGCGTTGAAGGCTCACCCTGAATGGGCTGCTGTAAACAGAAAGGGTGAATCTTGTGCTGATCATCCGCCGTATGTAGATTATTACAGATGGATGTGTCCTTCTCGTCCCGAGGTTGCGGAGTTTCTGACCAAAGAGGTAGAGAATGCATTGTCTAAAGATTATGTTGATGGCATCCACATGGATTATGTTCGTTTCAGTGATGTGATATTGGCTGTTAATCTGTGGGATGTTTATGGTATTGTTCAAACACAAGAATTGCCCGAATACGATTTTTGCTATTGCGATGTATGTAAGGCTAAGTTTAAAGAAAAATATCATAAAGACATAGACAGTATTCAGTATCCTCAGGAGAATCTCTCGTGGAAATCTTTCAGATATGATGCTGTAACGGCAATTGTGAATAAGATTGGAGATGTGGCAAAAGCGCATCATAAGCCGCTTACTGCTGCCGTGTTTCCGACTCCCGACGTCGCGAAGCGTTTGGTAAGGCAGGACTGGACAAACTGGCCTTTGGATGCTGTTTACCCGATGATCTATCATGGTTTCTATAAAGAAGATGTACCATGGATCGGTGATGCCGTTAAGCAGGGATTGAGAGGTATAGACGGTCGTTTCCCTCTCTATGCCGGATTGTATATACCCGACTTTAAAAACAATGAAGAGATCGAAGCCGGAATAAAATATGCTTTGGAAAACGGAGCTTCGGGTGTCTCTATTTTCGGAAATGTTTCTGACGAAATATTGGCTATATTGTCTAAGTATAAGCAGAAGCCCGAGAAAAAGTGA
- the corA gene encoding magnesium/cobalt transporter CorA, translated as MSEVKLFYHKDNVIRMSRSIEFLKATPIKDFLWIDLNNVDEEIESELEDYLKIYIQEEEEMVEIEMSSRYMETADSLVVNSNFLLGTFEREPVSFIIKNNILITVRSEDLSSFHETIKKISANPKMYPTGYHVFVAILETRVELDADMIERMTQQITSLSNSISIKEADEELLMEIKDLQEKTMMLRENIIDKQRAVSSMLKSELMPRELHARITILIKDINSLLEHIRFSFDRLDYLQDTFLGFVNIEQNKIIKMFTVISVIFMPPTLIASIYGMNFGEMPELEWKYGYEFSIGLMIAAVAVILFYFRRQKWL; from the coding sequence ATGTCAGAAGTAAAATTATTCTATCACAAAGACAATGTCATACGAATGAGCCGTAGCATTGAATTTTTGAAAGCCACCCCTATTAAGGATTTTCTATGGATCGACCTTAATAATGTAGATGAGGAGATAGAAAGCGAGTTAGAAGATTATCTGAAAATATATATCCAGGAAGAAGAGGAGATGGTAGAGATCGAGATGTCGTCCCGTTATATGGAGACGGCAGACTCATTGGTTGTGAATTCCAACTTCTTACTTGGAACTTTCGAAAGAGAGCCGGTTTCTTTTATCATAAAGAACAATATCCTTATCACCGTCCGCAGTGAGGACTTATCGTCCTTCCACGAGACAATAAAGAAAATCTCGGCTAATCCTAAGATGTATCCTACCGGTTATCATGTATTTGTAGCTATTTTGGAGACACGAGTAGAACTCGATGCCGACATGATCGAACGCATGACCCAGCAGATTACGTCATTGTCTAATAGCATCAGTATAAAAGAGGCTGACGAAGAGCTTTTGATGGAAATCAAAGACTTGCAGGAAAAGACCATGATGCTGAGGGAGAATATTATCGACAAGCAGCGGGCCGTATCGAGTATGCTCAAAAGTGAACTGATGCCAAGAGAGCTGCATGCCAGAATTACGATTCTGATAAAGGACATAAACTCACTGCTCGAACATATCCGCTTTAGCTTCGACAGGCTCGACTACTTACAAGATACATTCCTCGGGTTTGTTAATATCGAGCAAAATAAGATCATCAAAATGTTTACCGTGATCTCCGTTATATTTATGCCGCCTACACTTATTGCAAGTATTTATGGGATGAACTTTGGAGAAATGCCTGAACTGGAATGGAAATACGGCTACGAATTTTCTATCGGACTGATGATAGCTGCTGTTGCTGTTATTCTCTTTTATTTCAGACGACAGAAGTGGTTGTAA
- a CDS encoding carbohydrate-binding family 9-like protein: MNYIKLFCSISFLLVFNFCYAQNHFKGYENLFTIPANYVVPYASKAPTIDGDINDEVWLNTPWSDRFQDIEGDAKPKPYYDTRVKMLWDESYLYIAAELKDPHVWATLTKRDEIVFFDNDFEVFIDPLNTAHNYFEIEVNAYNNIFDLFMHKPYRSGGAALFSWDTQGMQHAVKVQGTINNPNDTDTGWTVEMAIPFRALTLGNAINVPKDKDVWRINFSRVQWETDIVNGKYVKRKDSAGKVLPENNWVWSPQGVIDMHRPERWGYLFFSKNKAGEKQPQFVLPYTEKQRQYLWLVYYKQQDYRRAHQRYATSFAELKMDKPEFDIDNKRNKIELSSTGRRFEVSIKDTSGKKIYLNEEGLITK, encoded by the coding sequence ATGAATTATATAAAATTATTTTGTTCTATTTCTTTTCTTCTTGTTTTTAATTTTTGTTATGCCCAGAATCACTTTAAGGGATATGAAAACCTATTTACTATTCCGGCAAACTACGTAGTACCTTATGCATCCAAAGCTCCGACAATTGATGGCGATATTAATGATGAAGTGTGGCTGAATACTCCTTGGTCTGATCGTTTTCAAGATATAGAGGGCGATGCCAAGCCTAAACCATATTACGATACTCGTGTGAAAATGCTTTGGGACGAATCATATCTTTATATAGCGGCTGAGTTAAAAGATCCGCATGTATGGGCTACCTTGACCAAGCGCGATGAGATTGTGTTTTTTGACAATGACTTCGAAGTGTTTATCGATCCATTAAATACTGCTCACAACTACTTTGAAATAGAGGTCAATGCATATAATAATATTTTCGACCTGTTTATGCATAAACCTTATCGGAGTGGAGGCGCAGCACTCTTCAGTTGGGATACTCAGGGAATGCAACATGCCGTAAAAGTGCAGGGCACTATTAATAACCCTAATGATACAGATACGGGATGGACGGTAGAGATGGCAATCCCTTTCAGGGCTCTTACCTTGGGGAATGCTATAAATGTTCCTAAAGATAAAGACGTATGGCGCATTAATTTCTCAAGAGTGCAATGGGAAACAGATATTGTAAATGGTAAGTATGTGAAAAGAAAAGATAGTGCGGGGAAGGTATTACCTGAAAATAACTGGGTATGGTCTCCCCAAGGTGTTATCGATATGCATAGACCCGAAAGATGGGGTTATTTATTCTTTTCGAAAAACAAAGCAGGGGAAAAACAACCTCAGTTTGTATTGCCATATACTGAAAAGCAAAGACAATATTTATGGCTTGTGTACTATAAGCAGCAAGACTATAGGCGTGCGCATCAGCGTTACGCAACTTCCTTTGCAGAGCTGAAAATGGATAAGCCGGAATTCGATATTGATAATAAAAGAAACAAAATCGAACTGTCTTCTACCGGCAGGAGATTCGAAGTCTCTATTAAAGATACTTCGGGTAAGAAGATTTATCTTAATGAAGAAGGATTAATAACTAAATAA
- the rsmA gene encoding 16S rRNA (adenine(1518)-N(6)/adenine(1519)-N(6))-dimethyltransferase RsmA, protein MGAVKPKKFLGQHFLKDLDIARRIADTLDDFTDVPVIEVGPGMGVLTQFLIEKEKDLTVVELDRDSVPYLNEHYPALHGRIVEGDFLTLDLSAIYPDKFCVIGNYPYNISSQIFFKVLEYKDKVPCCSGMLQKEVAERIAAKPGGKTYGILSVLLQAWYDIEYLFTVSEKVFDPPPRVKSAVVKLVRNKREHLDCDERLFKTVVKTGFNQRRKTLRNSMKPLLGKDCEAYADPIFDERPERLSVADFEKLTNIVSAFLPGRSSEK, encoded by the coding sequence ATGGGGGCAGTTAAGCCGAAGAAATTCTTAGGACAGCACTTTCTCAAAGATCTGGATATTGCACGTCGGATTGCCGATACATTGGATGATTTTACCGATGTGCCGGTAATTGAGGTTGGTCCGGGAATGGGTGTGCTGACTCAATTTCTTATCGAAAAGGAGAAAGACTTAACCGTTGTTGAGCTCGACCGCGATTCTGTGCCATATCTTAACGAGCATTATCCTGCTTTGCATGGGCGTATAGTAGAAGGCGATTTTCTCACACTTGATTTGTCGGCTATTTATCCGGACAAATTTTGTGTGATAGGGAATTATCCTTATAATATTTCGTCCCAGATATTTTTTAAAGTTCTTGAGTATAAAGACAAAGTTCCGTGTTGCTCAGGAATGCTCCAGAAAGAAGTTGCCGAACGTATAGCCGCTAAGCCGGGAGGCAAGACATACGGCATATTAAGCGTTCTGCTACAAGCATGGTACGATATAGAATATCTATTTACGGTCAGCGAAAAGGTATTCGATCCTCCGCCGAGGGTAAAATCCGCCGTGGTTAAGCTGGTTCGCAATAAGAGGGAACATCTGGACTGTGATGAAAGATTGTTTAAAACTGTTGTGAAAACAGGATTTAATCAGCGTCGAAAGACCCTTAGAAACTCTATGAAGCCTCTGTTAGGAAAAGATTGCGAAGCGTATGCCGACCCTATCTTTGACGAACGACCCGAGCGCCTCTCGGTTGCAGATTTCGAAAAGTTGACAAATATAGTCTCAGCTTTTCTGCCCGGGAGAAGTAGTGAGAAGTAA